The following DNA comes from Triticum aestivum cultivar Chinese Spring chromosome 3D, IWGSC CS RefSeq v2.1, whole genome shotgun sequence.
tctgttgctaatatttgcaactcgaaacaggggctacggattaagcgaagattggctaaggacgaggtgacgatgcgcgtgggaaatggttccaaagtcgatgtgatcgcggtcggcacgctacctctacatctaccttcgggattagttttagacctaaataattgttatttggtgccagcgttgagcatgaacattatatctggatcttgtttaatgcgagacggttattcatttaaatcagagaataatggttgttctatttatatgaataatatcttttatggtcatgcacccttgaagagtggtctatttttaatgaatctcgatagtagtgacacacatattcataatgtcgaagccaaaagatgcagagttgataatgacagtgcaacttatttgtggcactgccgtttaggtcatatcggtgtaaagcgcatgaagaaactccatactgatggacttttggaatcacttgattatgaatcacttggtacttgcgaaccgtgcctcatgggcaagatgactaaaacaccgttctccggaactatggagagagcaacagatttattggaaatcatacatacagatgtatgtggtccgatgaatattgaggctcgtggcggatatcgttattttctcaccttcacagatgatttgagcagatatgggtatatctacttaatgaaacataagtctgaaacatttgaaaagttcaaagaatttcagagtgaagttgaaaatcatcgtaacaagaaaataaaatttctacgatctgatcgtggaggagaatatttgagttatgagtttggtcttcatttgaaacaatgcggaatagtttcgcaactcacgccacccggaacaccacagcgtaatggtgtgtccgaacgtcgtaatcgtactttactagatatggtgcgatctatgatgtctcttactgatttaccgctgtcgttttggggttatgctttagagacggctgcattcactctaaatagggcaccatcaaaatccgttgaaacgacaccttatgaactatggtttggcaagaaaccaaagttgtcgtatcttaaagtttggggttgcgatgcttatgtgaagaaacttcaacctgataagctcgaacctaaatcggagaaatgtgtcttcataggatacccaaaggagactgttgggtacaccttctatcacagatccgaaggcaagacattcgttgctaagaatggatcctttctagagaaggagtttctctcgaaagaagtgagtgggaggaaagtagaacttgatgaggtaactgtacctgctcccttattggaaagtagatcatcacagaaaccagtttctgcgacacctacaccaattagtggggaagttaatgataatgatcatgaaacttcagatcaagttattactgaacctcgtaggtcaaccagattaagatccgcaccagagtggtacggtaatcctgttctggaggttatgttactagaccatgacgaacctacgaactatgaagaagcgatggtgagcccagattccgcaaaatggcttgaggccatgaaatccgagatgggatccatgtatgagaacaaagtatggactttggttgacttgcccgatggtcggcaagccattgaaaataaatggatcttcaagaagaagactgacgctgacggtaatgttactgtctataaagctcgacttgttgcgaaaggttttcgacaagttcaagggattgactacgatgagaccttctcacccgtagcgatgcttaagtctgtccgaatcatgttagcaattgccgcattttatgattatgaaatttggcaaatggatgtcaaaactgcattcctgaatggatttctggaagaagagttgtatatgatgcaaccggaaggttttgtcgatccaaagggagctaacaaagtgtgcaagctccagcgatccatttatggactggtgcaagcctctcggagttggaataaacgctttgatagtgtgatcaaagcatttggttttatacagacttttggagaagcctgtatttacaagaaagtgagtgggagctcagtagcatttctgatattatatgtggatgacatattgctgattggaaatgatatagaatttctggatagcataaagggatacttgaataagagtttttcaatgaaagacctcggtgaagctgcatatatattaggcatcaagatctatagagatagatcaagacgcttaattggactttcacaaagcacataccttgacaaagttttgaagaagttcaaaatggatcaagcaaagaaagggttcttgcctgtactacaaggtgtgagattgagtaagactcaatgcccgaccactgcagaagatagagagaagatgaaagatgttccctatgcttcagccataggctctatcatgtatgcaatgctgtgtaccagacctgatgtgtgccttgctataagtttagcagggaggtaccaaagtaatccaggagtggatcactggacagcggtcaagaacatcctgaaatacctgaaaaggactaaggatatgtttctcgtttatggaggtgacaaagagctcatcgtaaatggttacgttgatgcaagctttgacactgatccggacgattctaaatcgcaaaccggatacgtgtttacattgaacggtggagctgtcagttggtgcagttctaagcaaagtgtcgtggcgggatctacgtgtgaagcggagtacatagctgcttcggaagcagcaaatgaaggagtctggatgaaggagttcatatccgatctaggtgtcatacctagtgcatcgggaccaatgaaaatcttttgtgacaatactggtgcaattgccttagcaaaggaatccagatttcacaagagaaccaagcacatcaaaagacgcttcaattccatccgggatttagtccaggtgggagacatagaaatttgcaagatacatacggatctgaatgttgcagacccgttgactaagcctcttccacgagcaaaacatgatcagcaccaagactccatgggtgtaagaatcattactgtgtaatctagattattgactctagtgcaagtgggagactgaaggaaatatgccctagaggcaataataaagtattatttatttccttatatcatgataaatgtttattattcatgctagaattgtattaaccggaaacataatacatgtgtgaatacatagacaaacagagtgtcactagtatgcctctacttgactagctcgttgatcaaagatggttatgtttcctagccatagacatgagttgtcatttgattaacgggatcacatcattaggagaatgatgtgattgacttgacccattccgttagcttagcactcgatcgtttagtatgttgctattgctttcttcatgacttatacatgttcctatgactatgagattatgcaactcccgtttaccggaggaacactttgtgtgctaccaaacgtcacaacgtaactgggtgattataaaggtgctctacaggtgtctccaaaggtacttgttgggttggcgtatttcgagattaggatttgtcactccgattgtcggagaggtatctctgggcccactcggtaatgcacatcactataagccttgcaagcattgtaactaatgagttagttgcgggatgatgtattacggaacgagtaaagagacttgccggtaacgagattgaactaggtatcgagataccgacgatcgaatctcgggcaagtaacataccgatgacaaagggaacaacgtatgttgttatgcggtctgaccgataaagatcttcgtagaatatgtgggaaccaatatgagcatccaggttccgctattggttattgaccggagaggtgtctcggtcatgtctacatagttctcgaacccgtagggtccgcacgcttaacgttacgatgacagttatattatgagtttatatgttttgatgtaccgaaggttgttcggagtcccggatgtgatcacggacatgacgaggagtctcgaaatggtcgagacataaagattgatatattggaagcctatgtttggacatcggaagtgttccgggtgaaatcgggatttttccggagtaccgggaggttaccggaaccccccggtaacttaatgggccttagtgggcctaggtggaagagaggagaggaggccagggcagggccgcgccccccttcccccccagtccgaataggacaaggagagggggcggcgccccccttccttcctcccctccacctcttcccccttccactcctagtccaacatggaaaggggggagtcctactcccggtaggagtaggactcctcctggcgcgcctctacctcctaggccggcggcctcccccttgcacctttatatacgggggcagggggcacctctggacacacaattgatcaacgatcttttagccgtgtgcggtgcccccctccaccatattacacctcgataatatcgtagcggagcttaggcgaagccctgcgtcggtagaacatcatcatcgtcaccacgccgcgtgctgacaaaactctccctcaacactcggctggatcggagttcgagggacgtcatcgagctgaacgtgtgctgaactcggaggtgccgtgcgttcggtacttgatcggtcggatcgtgaagacatacgactacatcaaccgcattgtgttaacgcttccgctttcggtctacgagggtacgtggacaacactctcccctctcgttgctatgcatcaccatgatcttgcatgtgcgtagaaatttttttgaaattactacgttccccaacagaaagctatagcaataaaactaaacgatcaatatgctaagctaacagatgggtcatgtccatcacatcattctcctaatgatgtgatcccgttcatcaaatgacaacacatgtctatggttaggaaacttaaccatctttggttaacgagctagtctagtagaggcttactagggacatggtgttttgtctatgtattcacacatgtatcaagtttccggttaatacaattctagcatgaataataaacatttatcatgatataaggaaatataaataacaactttattattgcctctagggcatatttccttcattcttgtGGTGCGGCAAAGCCCAAGCAAATGGTGGAAATTGCTCTGTTGCATGGGAGACAATCTGCATGCCCAAGTGGGCAGGTGGTTTGGGCATACCCGACCTTGCATGGTTGAATGTGGCCTTGCAGGCAAGATGGCCGTGGCTACAGCGAGTGGATCAGCAAAGGCCGTGGAACGAGTTCAGTATTGCGGTCCCGAAAGCATCATCAGCTCTATGCAATGCCGCAACCAGGATAATAGTAGGGGACGGGAATTGACCCTCTTCTGGGAGGATCGTTGGATGGATGGATCCTGCCTTAAGGAAATCGCGCCACTGGTCTATGAGGTAGTCACTCCACACGCAAGGAAATCGAGATCGCTCAATGATGCCATCTCTTCGGGTGTCTGGGCAACTGATATTAAACCAAACTTAGGGCTCGAGGGCCTCTGGCAGTACCTTCATCTATGGCAGAGGGTGCAAGAAGTAACGCTGCAGGAAGGCATGGATGACATCATATCTTAGTCTTGGGAGGGCGATGGCAAGTTTCCAGTCCGTTCAGCTTATGCTGCGAAGTTCGCTGGTAGAGAGGTGTCGGCCACAGCGCAATTCACGTGGAAGTCTAAAGCACCGGTGCGCTGCCGCTTCTTTCTATGGCTAGCCATGAAGAACAGGTGTTGGACGGCAGACCGCCTGGCGCCGCGAGGCCTACCGCATCCGGATGCATGCTCGTTCTGCGACCAGCAAGTGGAGACCTTGGACCACATCGAATTGACATGCATCTTCGCAAGAACGGTATGGAGGACCTTGTGCACCACGATCAGCAAGCCGTCCTGGACGCCCACGGGCCACGGCACATGACACATTGGCAGGTTGGTGCGCGAACAAGCCAAAGAACATGCGCATCATCATAACCATAGTATTATGGGAGCTTTGGAGCATCCTATGGCCGTTTCTCCCTCGCTTGATGGGCTCACTGAGAGGATAATGGCGGAAAGGAATGACTGGCATCGTGTTGGATTGCTTAAGGGAGACTGAAACGGCGTAGCAGCGGAGCTATTAAGGTGGGCGAGCGACGAGTAGTCCTAGATTATGTTCGTCTCCGAGTAGACATAGGAGCTTGGCTCATGATAGtttatatgtactccctccgtttctttttactccgcatataaaatttggtcaaagtcaaactacacaaagtttgaccaactttatataaaaaatatgaacgtctccaatactaaaactatatagtagtATGAAAATACATTCAATGGGGCATCTGATAATATTAGTTTCATATTataaatgttgatattttttaaatataaagttagtcaaactttataaagcttgactttgaccaaactttatatgcagactaaaaagaaacggagggagtaacatctaTGGTGGACTTGGGTTCTCTATCCACCCATTTCTATAAAATATGACACGCAagctcgtgcgtattcgagaaaaaaattaGATGATTTTCGGAAAGATTTTTTGTCACACGAGATGAACGGCCGACTACTTACTGATACGGTCGTACGCCACAACTTCCAACATGTAACACGGGAATACGCAGGGCCCAACAGTACATGGGCCCAACATATTAAAATATTCGAGTAGAGGTTTGGACCGAATACCGCCAAAAGCAGCCAGGCCAGCCCAACTTCCCTTCCTCTCCGTGCTCCTCCGCTCGTACACTCCCTCACCactcaccgccaccgccaccgccacggcAATGCCGCCGCCGATGGGAATGCGGGCGCTTCTGCTGCTCCTGCTCCTTGCCTTCGCCGCCGGCACGTCCAGTGCCGCCCCTAGCGGAGCAAGCCCGATCAAGAACGTGGTGGTGCTGGCGCTGGAGAACCGGTCCTTCGACCACATGCTGGGCTGGATGCGCCGCCTGCTCGGCCTCCCCATCGACGGCCTCACCGGCGCCGAGTGCAACGCCGACCCCACCAACTCCTCCCTCCCGCCCGTCTGCGTCTCCTCCGACGCCTCCCTCGTCGTCCCCGACGACCCCGGCCACTCCTTCGAGGACGTGCTCGACCAGGTCTTCGGGTTCCGCCCCAActccaccgccggcgccgccgacCAGCCGGCTCCCCCCACCATGTCGGGCTTCGTCCGCTCCGCGCTCTCCGTCAACGCCCTGCTCTCCTCCGCCGTCATGCGGGGCTTCACCCCGTCCCTCCTCCCGGCCTTCTCCGCGCTCGCCGCCGACTTCGCCGTCTTCGACCGCTGGTTCTCCTCCCTCCCGGGCCCGACCCAGCCCAACCGCCTCTTCCTCTACTCCGCCACCTCCCACGGCGCCGTCGCCCACGACAAGTGGAACCTCCTCCGCGGCTACCCGCAGCGCACCATCTTCGACTCCCTCGCCGCCGATGGCCGCCGCTTCAACGTCTACTTCAAGACCATCCCCACCACCCTCTTCTACCGCAACCTTCGCAccgtgcgcgccgccgcccagAGCTTCCACTTCTACGACTCCGCATTCAGGGACCACGCCCGGAGGGGGCGGCTGCCAGCGCTGTCCGTCATCGAGCCCAGGTACTTCGACCTCACCGGCACGCCCGCCGACGACGACCACCCGGCACACGACGTCGCCAACGGGCAGAGGCTCGTCAAGGACGTCTACGATACGCTGCGGGCCAGCCCGCAGTGGAACGACACCCTGCTCATCGTCACCTACGACGAGCACGGCGGCTTCTACGACCACGTCGCCACTCCCGTCGCCGGCGTGCCCAGCCCCGACGGCCTCAGGGGCCCCGTGCCATTCTTCTTCAAGTTCGACCGGCTCGGGGTCAGGGTGCCCACAATGATGGTATCGCCGTGGATCAAGAAGGGGACGGTGGTGGGGCGGCCGCCGAACGGGCCGACGGCGACATCCGAGTACGAGCACTCCTCCATCCCGGCGACCATCAAGAAGATCTTCAACCTCAGATCTGATTTCCTCACCAAGAGAGACGAATGGGCAGGCACATTTGAGCACATCTTCACCCAACTCGACCAACCAAGGACAGATTGCCCAGGTACTACCACTGAGGATCTCTCACATAAACACAATGGGGAATTTGGCAGATTTATAGTCAGAGTTCACTTAATTTAGCAGAATTATAATCACATTTCACTTAATTTGGATCCTCTCTACTTACTACTACTGAGGATCTCTCACATGAACACAATGGAGAATTCATTTCAGCAGAATCATAGTCATCACTTCCACTTATTCAGATGCTCTCTACATAATTTGAAGCTTAGAGTATGAATGAAGAATGGGAAATTTGGCAGAACTACAGTCACAATTCACTTAATTTGGATGCTCTCTGCTTAATTTGGGAAACTTTGTTCTGTTTTCATCCTTTACAGAGACTTTGCCAGAAGTGCCATTTGAGAGAGCAACACCAGCGAAAGAGCACGGAATTCTCTCGGATTTCCAGCGTGAGCTCATCGAATTAGCAAGCTTCTTGAACGGCGACTACATGTTGACAAGTTCCGCTCAGGAGACGCAGAAAAAGATGACCGTGAAGCAGGCCGACGCATACGTGAGACGAGCCATCAAAGGTTTTCTGCAGGCAAGCAAGCAGGCCAGGCGATTAGGCGCAAATGAGTCTGCAATTGTTACCATGAGGTCATCTTTGACAAGTAAGAGTACCACCTCAAGTCCTTAACTAGATAAGTGTACTTTGCAGGCTAGCATCTACAATATTGTGAAATATTAGTATATATGAAATGCCATGTAACATGATCATATTCATAACTGAATAGGGGGCTCCAAGAGCCTTCGTAATATAGCTCTGTTTGCCAATGTAATACTCATTTGTACCTTGAAATGTAGAGTGCGCATCCGTGGATCATTTCCTTGAATTTTGTTATAGAGGAACATATTATATATAACAAAAGTTTACTGAGGACAATTGTCTTTGACAAATGATTGCCTGGGGTGCTTTGTTTGTTTTAGTTTATTGTTCACTGAGACTGATTGGAGGGGTGTATAAAATTTATCTTCTTATTTATATATTTTAGAGTGGACATTGTTTGGTTTATATGGGCCACAAGTCCATAACCCATTGAGCTTCTGGTATCTCAACCTCTATGGCAAAGCCTATTAAGTAGTCAGCATTCCAGTCGTATTTGTACTTCTGTGAGCATGATCATCTGAAACACTAGCATAGCAGACACAGAAGGGGAGGAATCAGGAGTAGTAACTAGTTGGTTGACCCAGTGTTGGATGCCTGGATTCGCCAAGAGCCTTGTGACATAATTATAACTGAATATGGGCCTTCAAGAGCCTTCATGATACAGCCCTGTTTGCCAATATAACTAATTTTTACATTGAAATGTAATGCTGTGTGGACCATTTGCTTGAATCTCGTTAGAGAGGAACATATTatatctataatgaaaaattacggAGGGCAATTCTCGTTGGCAAATGATTACCTATGGTGCTTTGCTTTAAATTTGTTGTTCACTGAGAAAGTTAGACTGACTGGAGGGATGTATGATTTCAAGTTGGACATAATCAAGCTTATCCTGTTATCTTTTCATTTTAGATTGGCCATGGTTTGGTTCATATGGATCATAACCCATTGGGCTTCTTATATCTCAATGTTTCTTCTGCAAAGCCCAGCTAGTGCAGTGGCAGCTATTGAGGAGAGATCTATCCTGACAAGCATATCTGTTTGTTAATAGAGACAGGATTTCTTCCTCGAACATTTCAGTCGTTTGTTGTGTTTCTGTCGACATGATCATTTGCGACACCTTTGCTGATGCTGGATTCATCTTTGCGTCTGTCTTTAAGACTGTTTTCTGATTGTGCTTGTTACCAAACTTTCAGTCAGACTTGTATTTTTTTTTCCGTATTCTTGCAAGTCATAGATCACTATCATTGTGTAAAGCAGGGGACCTAGAGTAAGTAATGAAGTTCCTGATAAACCTGGAGTTGAAACAAGGTCCCTTTCATGCTTTTGATTCAGAAAGCAAGCAACCAAAGGCTTCATCATGCATGCATGGTCCATTCAGCACACCACTAGTCCATTCTTGTTTTTGCTTTGGTAGCCGACGCCGACATTCCACTTACTCCCTAACCGATACATATTCTCAGTCTCACCCACGGACACACGCAGTGGTCTAATCTTGTCAATATGACAGACCTATGAACAGCATGCTTTAACCTGTCAAGCCACGACAAGACAAAGACTTGGCATGAGATTTGCGGGGGTCCGGACTCTTCTACTACTTCACCATCATCTTTCATGTTCTCGAACACACATCTAAATGCGTGTCATTTTAATTATGATCATCTTTCATGCTTTTGCTTTTTTGCAAGAGAGGATCCTTATGAAGAAGACAACGCTCAAATCGCCAGTAACTATTGCCTATCGGTGTAACTTGGTAATCCGGAACTTGCTTTTGCTTGCTGTTTATCAGGAACCATTTCTGTGGGGTCAGGAAAATTAGTAAGACTTGGTGTGTGGCTATTTAGGTGTCCTCTGCCTACCCAGTTCATGGGCCTGCTTAAGTAGTTAGCTGTCCACCAAAACCAACCAATGGTTAACTTAGCTGACCTTCCTTTCTGAAGCCATGTACTCCTACATAGACAACTTTCTTTTAGACAAATTCCCCTTACCAACAATAAGTATACTCTTATCAGCTCCTATGCATGCAGTAACCTGCTCAGTTTCCTTTTTCATCAGTCTTACATACACATCTGAATTCTGCTCTACATGGTTTAATTGTGAGACAGAAACATGAATGGCAtgacatactccctctgtaaaaaaatataagagcgtttagatcactgaagtagtgatctaaacgctcttatattgctttacggagggagtactagatagcAGTTACTTCTGTTAACTACTCCAGCACCAATTATTGATCCATTTAATTTACTGGACAACAGATTGCTTAGGAACAGAAATTTCCAGCCTTTACAACtgcctcttaactgctcaagtgaaAAGTAGTCCATTTTTAGTGCTTATGAAAGACCTGACTTCCCTTGCCCTTGCCTGGTGTGGTAACCCTAAAGAGACCACGTTTCTTCCTGGAATGAATGGAATGTGCATGCATGAAAGCTCTGCTGCAACCTCCTTTCCTCCAGCTACTGGCATTGTATGGCCACCATATAGCACTGCTGCACAAAGAGACAGAGCATCTTCTATTCtatccgaggaggaggaggcggaaggtagAGAGGGGAGAAGATGCAGGACTGGTCCTGTTGACACTATCTTTAACTAAAGCGGCATTTTGATTATCAAGGAAATTATCAGCATCTTGGTAACTAAAATGACAATTTAATTAGCAGTAACTATTGACGTTTAACAAGGAACTTACAAATAACATGCTTTAACCCGTCAAATCATGATGAAGACTTAGTATGAGGTTTGCGGTGGTCTGGACTCTACTAGTTCATGCTTTAACCATCTTCTTTCATTCTCTCGAACGCGCATCTGATTGCGTGTCATTTTTAGCTACCATCATCGTTCATGCTTTTGCTTTTCACCGAGACAAATTTCAAATTATCAGTACCTATTGTCTAATTGTGTACTACCTTCGTACCTAAAAaaggtcttatattttgatacggaggtaATAGTAGTTGGTAACAAGGAACTTGCTTTTGCTAGCTGTTTTATCAGGAATCCTTTTTGTGTGGTCAGGGAAATCTTTTTTGTGAGGATCTCTATTTAGGTGTCCTCTTCCTATCCAGTTAATTGGTCTGACTTTGAAGTGCCAGCTTAATTAATTAGGTGCTCTCACCAACCAATGGTTAACCTAGCTGACCTCCCTTTCTGAAGCCATGTATATACCCCTACACAGGCAACTTATTCCCCTAAACACCAGATTGTTTAGGAACAGAAAAGGCATGAATAGCATGTTTTGTGAGACAGAAAAACATGAATAGCATGAAGCATGAATGGTATATTGTTGAGACAGAAACATGAACAGCATGCCATGATTGTTGATCCAATTAATTTTATTCTGCACCATATATATTGTTTAGGAACAAAATTTCCAACCTTTCTAACTGCCTCCAAGCTCCAACTGCCCAAGTGAAAAGTGGTCCATTTTTGGTGCTCATGAAAGGGTCGGCTGCCCTTTGCCTGTTGTGGTTAAAGTAGAGAGGCCGTGTTTCTTCTCCCTGGAATGTATGGCATGTGCATGAATGAAAGCTCTGCTCCAACCTCCTCCTCCATCTACTGGTATCCATTGTATGGCCATTATATAAAGACTGCACAAAGAGATAGACTGCCTAGCTTAGCTGCTATATAGACAGACCAGCAGTGTGTCAGAGCATACTGTGTTCTACCTTAGGAGGAGGAGATAGAAGGTAGAGGGAGGGAGGAGAAGATGCAGGACTGGGCAGGCGTGTTCATCCCTCTGGTGCTCTTCATCCTGCTATCGCCGGGGCTGCTGTTCCAGATCCCCGGCAAGTGCCGGATCATCGAGTTCGGCAACTTCCACACCAGCGCCGTGTCCATCATCGTCCACTCCGTCATCTTCTTCAGCTTCGCCGCCATCTTCCTCATCGCCGTCGGGGTGCACATCGACCTCGGCCCCTGAACCGAactcggtgtttcgtgttttcgccATCCATCCATCAGCTGAACATGTAGCTGGGTTGGGTTCTCTGAAAGTTTTTAGGGTCTTGTTTCTGTCGGTTCATGCATAATAGTGTCTCTTGCCTCGCTCGCCGTGTCGATCGGCAATGTCGCCGTGGCGACTGAGGATGAAACTGCTTCTTTGCTTCTAGCTAGATTCGCTTACCTCAAGATAAATAAAGCTCTGTTTCTGTGACACTTTTCATCATTCAGATTGCTTGCATTTCCCTTGTGCCTGAAGCTGCTTCAAGAGAGGACGAAGCAGGTTAGCAGTAGTAGTTACAGTGTCTGTCAGATACAGTGTGGTCGGGTAGGATTGTTTGGTGTGGAGTCGCGGTAGGATGTGAGTGGTGCAGGAAAGGAACAAAATGGAGAAACGCACAGAGCATTCGGTGAAGAACTGAGCCTGGTTTTGAGAGTGATTGAGAAAGAAATTTGTTCCTAGCTTCTAGTAGCTAAGATTCAGTCACCTCTGAAGATAAATTTTCATTTTGTAACCTCCATCCTTGTTCAGATTGTTTGCATTTCTCTTCTCCCTGAAACTGCTTCGGCGCAGCGGCGCCGAGGAAACAAGGTCAGTAGTTACAGCATGTGTCGGGCAAAATGAGTGTAGGTCACAAAGAAGGGTTTGGTGTCGAGTCG
Coding sequences within:
- the LOC123077215 gene encoding non-specific phospholipase C6, with translation MPPPMGMRALLLLLLLAFAAGTSSAAPSGASPIKNVVVLALENRSFDHMLGWMRRLLGLPIDGLTGAECNADPTNSSLPPVCVSSDASLVVPDDPGHSFEDVLDQVFGFRPNSTAGAADQPAPPTMSGFVRSALSVNALLSSAVMRGFTPSLLPAFSALAADFAVFDRWFSSLPGPTQPNRLFLYSATSHGAVAHDKWNLLRGYPQRTIFDSLAADGRRFNVYFKTIPTTLFYRNLRTVRAAAQSFHFYDSAFRDHARRGRLPALSVIEPRYFDLTGTPADDDHPAHDVANGQRLVKDVYDTLRASPQWNDTLLIVTYDEHGGFYDHVATPVAGVPSPDGLRGPVPFFFKFDRLGVRVPTMMVSPWIKKGTVVGRPPNGPTATSEYEHSSIPATIKKIFNLRSDFLTKRDEWAGTFEHIFTQLDQPRTDCPETLPEVPFERATPAKEHGILSDFQRELIELASFLNGDYMLTSSAQETQKKMTVKQADAYVRRAIKGFLQASKQARRLGANESAIVTMRSSLTSKSTTSSP
- the LOC123077216 gene encoding uncharacterized protein, translating into MQDWAGVFIPLVLFILLSPGLLFQIPGKCRIIEFGNFHTSAVSIIVHSVIFFSFAAIFLIAVGVHIDLGP